One Peromyscus leucopus breed LL Stock chromosome 14, UCI_PerLeu_2.1, whole genome shotgun sequence genomic window carries:
- the Atxn3 gene encoding ataxin-3 isoform X6, translated as MESIFHEKQEGSLCAQHCLNNLLQGEYFSPVELSSIAHQLDEEERMRMAEGGVTSEDYRTFLQQPSGNMDDSGFFSIQVISNALKVWGLELILFNSPEYQRLRIDPINERSFICNYKEHWFTVRKLGKQWFNLNSLLTGPELISDTYLALFLAQLQQEGYSIFVVKGDLPDCEADQLLQMIKVQQMHRPKLIGEELAQLKEQSVLKADLERVLEAADGSGMLDEDEDDLQRALAISRQEVDIEDEEADLRRAIQLSMQGSSRSMSQDSPQTPHTNLTSEELRKRREAYFENHNSEVYEGKF; from the exons ATGGAGTCCATCTTCCACGAGAAA CAAGAAGGCTCACTTTGTGCTCAGCATTGCCTGAATAATCTATTGCAAGGGGAGTATTTTAGCCCTGTGGAGTTATCCTCGATTGCACACCAGctggatgaagaagaaaggatgagGATGGCAGAAGGAGGCGTTACCAGTGAGGACTACCGCACATTTTTACAG CAGCCTTCTGGAAATATGGACGACAGCGGCTTTTTCTCCATTCAA GTTATAAGCAATGCCTTGAAAGTTTGGGGTTTAGAACTAATCCTATTCAACAGTCCAGAGTACCAGAGGCTCAGAATTGATCCtat AAATGAAAGATCCTTTATATGCAATTATAAAGAACATTGGTTTACAGttagaaaattaggaaaacag tggttTAACTTGAATTCTCTGCTGACGGGTCCAGAATTAATATCAGATACATACCTCGCACTATTCTTGGCTCAATTACAGCAAGAAG gTTATTCTATATTTGTTGTTAAGGGTGATCTGCCAGACTGCGAAGCTGACCAGCTTTTGCAGATGATCAAGGTCCAGCAGATGCATCGACCAAAACTTATTGGAGAAGAATTGGCACAGCTCAAAGAACAGAG TGTTCTCAAAGCAGATCTGGAACGAGTCCTAGAGGCGGCCGACGGGTCGGGAATGTtggatgaagatgaggatgatTTACAGAGGGCTCTAGCGATAAGTCGTCAGGAAGTTGATATAGAGGATGAAGAAGCTGATCTCCGAAGGGCCATTCAGCTTAGTATGCAAG GTAGTTCCAGAAGTATGTCTCAAGATAGTCCGCAGACACCACATACCAATCTTACTTCAGAAGAGCTGcggaagaggagagaagcctaCTTTGAAAA tcACAACTCAGAAGTATATGAAGGAAAGTTCTGA
- the Atxn3 gene encoding ataxin-3 isoform X7, which translates to MESIFHEKQEGSLCAQHCLNNLLQGEYFSPVELSSIAHQLDEEERMRMAEGGVTSEDYRTFLQQPSGNMDDSGFFSIQVISNALKVWGLELILFNSPEYQRLRIDPINERSFICNYKEHWFTVRKLGKQWFNLNSLLTGPELISDTYLALFLAQLQQEGYSIFVVKGDLPDCEADQLLQMIKVQQMHRPKLIGEELAQLKEQSVLKADLERVLEAADGSGMLDEDEDDLQRALAISRQEVDIEDEEADLRRAIQLSMQGSSRSMSQDSPQTPHTNLTSEELRKRREAYFEK; encoded by the exons ATGGAGTCCATCTTCCACGAGAAA CAAGAAGGCTCACTTTGTGCTCAGCATTGCCTGAATAATCTATTGCAAGGGGAGTATTTTAGCCCTGTGGAGTTATCCTCGATTGCACACCAGctggatgaagaagaaaggatgagGATGGCAGAAGGAGGCGTTACCAGTGAGGACTACCGCACATTTTTACAG CAGCCTTCTGGAAATATGGACGACAGCGGCTTTTTCTCCATTCAA GTTATAAGCAATGCCTTGAAAGTTTGGGGTTTAGAACTAATCCTATTCAACAGTCCAGAGTACCAGAGGCTCAGAATTGATCCtat AAATGAAAGATCCTTTATATGCAATTATAAAGAACATTGGTTTACAGttagaaaattaggaaaacag tggttTAACTTGAATTCTCTGCTGACGGGTCCAGAATTAATATCAGATACATACCTCGCACTATTCTTGGCTCAATTACAGCAAGAAG gTTATTCTATATTTGTTGTTAAGGGTGATCTGCCAGACTGCGAAGCTGACCAGCTTTTGCAGATGATCAAGGTCCAGCAGATGCATCGACCAAAACTTATTGGAGAAGAATTGGCACAGCTCAAAGAACAGAG TGTTCTCAAAGCAGATCTGGAACGAGTCCTAGAGGCGGCCGACGGGTCGGGAATGTtggatgaagatgaggatgatTTACAGAGGGCTCTAGCGATAAGTCGTCAGGAAGTTGATATAGAGGATGAAGAAGCTGATCTCCGAAGGGCCATTCAGCTTAGTATGCAAG GTAGTTCCAGAAGTATGTCTCAAGATAGTCCGCAGACACCACATACCAATCTTACTTCAGAAGAGCTGcggaagaggagagaagcctaCTTTGAAAAGTAA
- the Ndufb1 gene encoding NADH dehydrogenase [ubiquinone] 1 beta subcomplex subunit 1, whose translation MLQLIRDYWVHVLVPMGFVFGCYLDKRNDEKLTAFRNKSMLFQRELRPNEEVTWK comes from the exons ATGCTTCAGCTTATACGTGACTACTGGGTTCATGTATTGGTTCCCATGGGATTTGTCTTTGGATGCTATCTAGACAAGAGGAATGACGAAAAGCTAACTGCCTTCCGGAATAAGAGTATGCTATTTCAAAG GGAACTGAGGCCCAATGAAGAAGTTACTTGGAAGTAA